The nucleotide window GCGTTAGGGCCCTGGAGGGAATCTACAAGCTCACGTCTCGCATTCCCGGTCTCATGTCCCAGAGTCATCTAGAGAGCAGGGAGGCGTGGTCGGCATATTGGCTTCCTGTTTTCCAGGCCCTAACAACGCAGTGCACGAACCCCTGTCGGGAGATTAGACATTTGGCGTTTTCTAGCCTGCAAAGGACGCTGCTTAGCCCAGATCTGACGTCCCAGGAGGAGCATGATGAGTGGACGGCGATTTTCGGGGAGGTGCTGTTCCCGCTTATCTTGAGGCTGTTGAAGCCGGAGGTTTTCAGCTCGGATCGGGACGGGATGAGCGAGACGAGGGTGCAGGTTGCGAGCTTGCTGAGCAAAGTTTTCTTGCAGTATTTGGTCATGCTGAGCGAGTGggaggggctgttggggttgtgggtgaggatTATTGAGATTATGGATCGGTTGATGAATAGTGGGCAGGGGGATAGTTTGGTAAGCTTTCTTGTCGAGGTAAAGGAGATTCTTTTGCTAATGATTGACAAAATaggaggaggctgttccGGAGAATTTGAAGAATGTGTTGCTTATTATGGCAAGTAATGGGTACTTGGTGCCGCCGAGCAAGAACCccgagagggaggagctgtGGAACGAGACGTGGAAGAGGATTGATAGGTTTCTGCCGGGGTTGAGGGCGGATTTGGCGCTGGATGTGCCTGAGGAGGTGGTGCCGGCGGCTATGGGGGAGCAGCAGGCGGTGCAGCCtcaaggggaggaggggaaggtggaAGGGGCGGCGGCGTGTTTTTGATCTATTAGATGTGGATGGATTCGGACACCAAGTAGTGAGcatgtttgttgttgtggggGGGTTATATACCATAATAGATTTTAAATTGCCTTTTTTGCAGGCTGCTTAAGAAATAGGAGGTAATGGTAAGGGTCATGACTGTCAAGGTGTGTTGGATCTTGTGTCGTGAGCTAAGGAGGAACGTCAAGCGTGATTGGTTGCTGGACAAGCTCATTGATAAAGACATCTTCTTACTTGACCAGGCCCAGTTTCCAGCATCTCCAACATTCGTCAAGATGATTGAGATAATTCATGAAGTTCAACGGTGCTTCTCGGCGGAGCCACGGACATTTTGTTGCCATTGCAACACTTATATTCTCGAGGCTCGCCTTGTCGACTCCTGGGCCTGTCTCCAATGGCCAAGATGGCGAACAGAGAGTTATCAGTGACGAAGCAAAACATGAGACCCAGACATCTCGGGAAAAAGCAGTGATAAAGAAGGGACAATCAGTGGCTTCAACCCTCCAGACTTTGAACTTCGCATTCTGGCCCTCGGTGATTCCATCACTTATGGGCAGGGCTCAAGCCATGGCAATGGGTAAGCTGTCAATCTTGAGGTGCATAACTAACCAGCCACTCAAACTGACTCATCTCCAGATACCGCAAATACCTCCGAGACTCCCTCCGGCAGGCAGGCTACAAAGTCAACATGGTCGGCAGCAAGCAGCACGGCCTCatgaacaacaaccaagtCGAGGCACGCGACAAGATGGACCAAGTGACCACCATCCACGGGTTATCCAAGCACTGGGTCAAGTACCAGCCCAACGTCATCCTCATGCACGCCGGCACCTTCGACACCCTCATGCAAAATGATCTCTACGAGACAGAATACAACTATTCCATGCCAGCATTCGGGTCAGGGTCATCACCTTGGATCGGCGGCATCTACCAGTGATACGCCGACATGGTAGACTATCTTTTCGATCAGGTGCCCAACACAACCATCATCttgtccaccatcatcccgaCCGGGAATCGAATCATTTAC belongs to Podospora bellae-mahoneyi strain CBS 112042 chromosome 6, whole genome shotgun sequence and includes:
- a CDS encoding hypothetical protein (CAZy:CE3; COG:S; EggNog:ENOG503Q0Q9) — translated: MKFNGASRRSHGHFVAIATLIFSRLALSTPGPVSNGQDGEQRVISDEAKHETQTSREKAVIKKGQSVASTLQTLNFAFWPSVIPSLMGRAQAMAMDSLRQAGYKVNMVGSKQHGLMNNNQVEARDKMDQVTTIHGLSKHWVKYQPNVILMHAGTFDTLMQNDLYETEYNYSMPAFGVITLDRRHLPVIRRHEVVADRLWVLEPERAQKIVLADMWAVGIGAAEFEVMGRHDFRSDGIHPRDSGYEKMASIFLRAIIGAGESGFLSPPRDSEHVEDMAETYGDDLDTFTVETQVSSPPIDENVMIYMAARATDMRGTGGKTPDDGIWSKAED